One Pseudomonas sp. AN-1 genomic region harbors:
- the pheS gene encoding phenylalanine--tRNA ligase subunit alpha, whose translation MENLDALVSQALEAVRHTEDVNALEQLRVHYLGKKGELTQLMQTLGKLSAEERPKAGALINAAKTSVQDALNARKADLESAALAARLAAERIDVTLPGRGQASGGLHPVTRTFERIEQFFTRIGYNVAEGPEVEDDYHNFEALNIPGHHPARAMHDTFYFNANMLLRTHTSPVQVRTMESTQPPIRIVCPGRVYRCDSDITHSPMFHQVEGLLVDENVSFADLKGTIEEFLRVFFEKPLGVRFRPSFFPFTEPSAEVDMECVMCSGKGCRVCKQTGWLEVMGCGMVHPNVLRMSGIDPEKYQGFAFGMGVERMAMLRYGVNDLRLFFDNDLRFLAQFR comes from the coding sequence ATGGAAAACCTGGATGCGCTGGTCTCCCAAGCCCTGGAGGCCGTGCGACACACCGAAGATGTGAATGCCCTGGAGCAGCTCCGGGTTCATTACCTCGGCAAGAAGGGCGAGCTGACCCAGCTCATGCAGACCCTGGGCAAGCTCTCGGCCGAGGAGCGCCCCAAGGCTGGCGCCCTGATCAACGCCGCCAAGACCAGCGTTCAGGATGCCCTCAATGCGCGCAAGGCCGACCTCGAGTCCGCCGCGCTGGCAGCCAGGCTGGCCGCCGAGCGCATCGACGTGACCCTGCCGGGCCGTGGCCAGGCCAGTGGCGGCCTGCACCCGGTGACCCGCACCTTCGAGCGCATCGAGCAGTTCTTCACCCGCATCGGCTACAACGTTGCCGAGGGCCCGGAAGTCGAGGACGACTACCACAACTTCGAGGCGCTCAACATCCCCGGCCACCACCCGGCGCGGGCGATGCACGACACCTTCTACTTCAACGCCAACATGCTGCTGCGCACCCATACCTCGCCGGTACAGGTTCGCACCATGGAGTCGACCCAGCCGCCGATCCGCATCGTCTGCCCCGGCCGCGTCTATCGCTGCGACTCCGATATCACCCACTCGCCGATGTTCCACCAGGTCGAAGGCCTGCTGGTCGACGAGAACGTCAGCTTCGCCGACCTCAAGGGCACCATCGAGGAGTTCCTCCGCGTGTTCTTCGAGAAGCCGCTGGGCGTGCGTTTCCGTCCGTCGTTCTTCCCCTTCACCGAGCCGTCGGCCGAGGTCGACATGGAGTGCGTGATGTGCTCCGGCAAGGGCTGCCGCGTGTGCAAGCAGACCGGCTGGCTGGAGGTGATGGGCTGCGGCATGGTGCACCCGAATGTGCTGCGCATGTCCGGCATCGATCCGGAGAAGTACCAGGGCTTCGCCTTCGGCATGGGCGTCGAGCGGATGGCCATGCTGCGCTACGGCGTCAACGACCTGCGCCTGTTCTTCGACAACGACCTGCGCTTCCTCGCGCAATTCCGCTAG
- a CDS encoding PA2778 family cysteine peptidase, whose translation MHQSLRLLGAGLLLLLAGCATAPRLSPQVERLPERVELSEVPFFPQAQYQCGPAALATMLNQRGVTTTPGLLKDRVFLPGRQGSLQVELVAAARDHDLLVYPLAPRLDALLAEVAAGNPVLVLQNLAFDWYPRWHFAVLVGFDRKAQQLILRSGTTRRWVTDFASFDATWARGGRWAVLTLPPDRLPAQAELTPWLQAAADLEQTGHAQAAQRAYQVAARQWPDEGVSWFALGNSRYAAGDLKGAQAALHKATTAAPRWAPAWGNLAHVLAEQGCAQQAQRARQCARQLAPQDKRFAEALPAAKGAGVCPTLEGCPR comes from the coding sequence ATGCATCAATCGCTGAGATTGCTGGGGGCGGGACTGCTGCTGTTGCTCGCCGGCTGCGCGACGGCGCCGAGGCTGTCGCCGCAGGTCGAGCGGTTGCCGGAGCGAGTCGAACTGAGCGAGGTGCCGTTCTTCCCTCAGGCGCAGTACCAGTGCGGCCCGGCGGCTCTGGCCACCATGCTCAACCAGCGTGGAGTGACCACCACCCCAGGGCTGCTCAAGGACCGCGTGTTCCTGCCTGGTCGCCAGGGCAGCCTGCAGGTCGAGCTGGTGGCGGCGGCGCGCGACCACGACCTGCTGGTCTATCCCCTGGCGCCTCGCCTGGACGCCCTGCTGGCCGAGGTCGCGGCTGGCAATCCGGTCCTGGTATTGCAGAACCTGGCCTTCGACTGGTACCCGCGCTGGCATTTTGCCGTACTGGTCGGCTTCGATCGCAAGGCGCAGCAGCTGATTCTGCGTTCCGGCACCACGCGGCGCTGGGTGACTGACTTCGCCAGCTTCGACGCCACCTGGGCGCGTGGCGGGCGCTGGGCGGTGCTGACGCTACCACCCGACCGGCTGCCGGCGCAGGCCGAACTGACGCCCTGGCTGCAGGCTGCGGCCGATCTGGAGCAGACGGGGCATGCCCAGGCGGCGCAGCGTGCCTACCAGGTGGCGGCACGACAATGGCCCGATGAGGGAGTGAGCTGGTTTGCCCTGGGCAATTCCCGATACGCAGCAGGCGATCTCAAGGGGGCGCAGGCTGCCTTGCACAAGGCGACCACTGCAGCTCCCCGTTGGGCGCCGGCGTGGGGCAACCTTGCCCACGTGCTGGCCGAACAGGGTTGTGCGCAGCAGGCGCAGCGGGCGCGGCAGTGCGCCCGGCAACTGGCTCCGCAGGACAAGCGTTTTGCCGAGGCGTTGCCTGCGGCCAAGGGGGCGGGTGTCTGCCCGACTCTGGAGGGCTGTCCCCGCTAG
- the thrS gene encoding threonine--tRNA ligase — protein MPIITLPDGSQRSFEQPVSVAEVAQSIGAGLAKAALAGKVDGQMVDTSHVIEADVALSIITARDAEGVDVLRHSCAHLMAMAVQELFPGTQVTIGPVINDGFYYDFDCERPFTSEDLEKIEAKMYELAKADFPVSRSLMSRDEAVAFFDRLGEKYKVEIIESIPGNEQLSFYSQGDFIDLCRGPHVPSTGKLQAFKLMKVAGAYWRGDSKNKMLQRIYGTCWGSKQDLKDYLHRLEEAEKRDHRKIGKRLDLFHTQEEAPGMVFWHPNGWTLYQVLEQYMRRVQRQNGYLEIKTPQVVDRVLWEKSGHWANYGDLMFTTESESRDYAVKPMNCPCHVQVFNQGLKSYRELPIRLAEFGACHRNEPSGSLHGIMRVRGFVQDDAHIFCTEGQMQDEAAAFIKLTLDVYSDFGFKDIQLKLSTRPEKRVGSDELWDRAEAALQSALDNAGLPWELQPGEGAFYGPKIEFSLKDCLGRVWQCGTLQLDFNLPIRLGAEYVSEDNSRKHPVMLHRAVLGSFERFIGILIEHYEGAFPAWLAPTQAVVLNITDKQGEFAAQVAKELEANGYRAKADLRNEKIGFKIREHTLLKVPYLLVIGDREVESKTVAVRTRDGQDLGSMTVGEFQNLLAEAVSRRGR, from the coding sequence ATGCCCATCATTACTCTTCCCGACGGTAGTCAGCGCTCGTTCGAGCAGCCGGTCAGCGTGGCCGAGGTGGCCCAGTCCATCGGTGCCGGCCTGGCCAAGGCCGCCCTGGCCGGCAAGGTCGACGGCCAGATGGTCGACACCTCGCATGTCATCGAGGCTGACGTCGCGCTGTCGATCATCACCGCCCGGGATGCCGAGGGCGTCGACGTGCTGCGTCACTCCTGTGCTCACCTGATGGCCATGGCTGTGCAGGAGCTGTTTCCCGGCACCCAGGTCACCATCGGTCCGGTGATCAACGACGGTTTTTACTACGACTTCGATTGCGAGCGTCCCTTCACCAGCGAGGATCTCGAGAAGATCGAGGCGAAGATGTACGAGCTGGCCAAGGCCGACTTCCCGGTCAGTCGCTCGCTGATGTCGCGCGACGAGGCGGTGGCCTTCTTCGACAGGCTCGGCGAGAAGTACAAGGTCGAGATCATCGAGTCGATTCCTGGCAACGAGCAGCTGTCGTTCTACAGCCAGGGCGATTTCATCGACCTGTGCCGCGGCCCGCACGTGCCGTCCACCGGCAAGCTGCAGGCGTTCAAGCTGATGAAGGTGGCCGGCGCCTACTGGCGTGGCGACTCGAAGAACAAGATGCTGCAGCGCATCTACGGTACCTGCTGGGGCAGCAAGCAGGACCTCAAGGACTACCTGCATCGCCTGGAGGAGGCCGAGAAGCGCGATCACCGCAAGATCGGCAAGCGCCTGGACCTGTTCCACACTCAGGAAGAGGCCCCCGGCATGGTGTTCTGGCATCCCAACGGCTGGACCCTGTACCAGGTGCTCGAGCAGTACATGCGCCGCGTGCAGCGCCAGAACGGCTATCTGGAGATCAAGACGCCGCAGGTGGTCGACCGCGTGCTGTGGGAGAAGTCCGGTCACTGGGCCAACTATGGCGACCTGATGTTCACCACCGAGTCGGAAAGCCGCGACTACGCGGTCAAGCCGATGAACTGCCCGTGCCACGTGCAGGTGTTCAACCAGGGCCTGAAGAGCTACCGCGAGCTGCCGATCCGTCTGGCCGAGTTCGGTGCCTGCCACCGCAATGAGCCGTCCGGCTCGTTGCACGGCATCATGCGTGTGCGCGGCTTCGTACAGGACGATGCGCACATCTTCTGCACCGAGGGCCAGATGCAGGACGAGGCGGCGGCCTTCATCAAGCTCACCCTCGACGTCTACTCCGACTTCGGCTTCAAGGACATCCAGCTCAAGCTGTCGACCCGTCCGGAGAAGCGCGTCGGCTCCGACGAGCTGTGGGATCGCGCCGAGGCCGCCCTGCAGTCGGCACTGGACAACGCCGGTCTGCCGTGGGAGCTGCAGCCGGGCGAGGGCGCCTTCTATGGTCCGAAGATCGAGTTCTCCCTCAAGGACTGCCTCGGCCGTGTCTGGCAGTGCGGTACCCTGCAGCTCGACTTCAACCTGCCGATCCGCCTCGGTGCCGAGTACGTCAGCGAGGACAACAGCCGCAAGCACCCGGTGATGCTGCATCGCGCGGTGCTCGGCTCTTTCGAGCGCTTCATCGGCATCCTCATCGAGCACTACGAGGGCGCGTTCCCGGCCTGGCTGGCGCCGACCCAGGCGGTGGTGCTGAACATCACCGACAAGCAGGGTGAATTTGCCGCTCAGGTGGCAAAAGAGCTCGAGGCCAATGGCTATCGTGCCAAGGCCGACTTGAGAAATGAGAAGATCGGCTTTAAAATCCGTGAGCATACTTTGCTCAAGGTTCCCTACCTGCTGGTGATCGGGGATCGCGAAGTCGAATCGAAGACCGTCGCCGTGCGTACGCGCGACGGACAGGATCTGGGCTCCATGACCGTAGGCGAGTTCCAGAATCTGCTGGCCGAAGCCGTATCGCGGCGCGGTCGGTAA
- a CDS encoding NAD(P)/FAD-dependent oxidoreductase, which produces MTHTSYPQSYYAFSAHPAPERPALQGEQETDVCIIGAGYTGLSTALSLLEHGFRVIVLEAARVGFGASGRNGGQIVNSYSRDIDVIEHSTNAPAARLLGEMAFEGGRIIRERIQRYGIQCDLKDGGVFAAFTARQMHHLETQKKLWERYGHTQLELLGRQEIRQAVATDSYVGGLLDRSGGHIHPLNLALGEAAAVESLGGVIHEQSPVLRIERGSSPVAHTAEGRVRAKFLVVAGNAYLGNLLPELAAKSMPCGSQVIATEPLGEERARALLPQDYCVEDCNYLLDYYRLSADHRLIYGGGVVYGARDPADIQSIIRPKMLRTFPQLKDVRIDFAWTGNFLLTLSRLPQVGRLGDNIYYSQGCSGHGVTYTHLAGKVLAEALHGQAARFDAFAGLRHYPFPGGRLFRVPFTAMGAWYYQLRDRFGV; this is translated from the coding sequence ATGACGCACACCTCCTACCCACAGTCCTATTACGCCTTTTCCGCCCACCCGGCTCCGGAACGTCCGGCGCTGCAGGGCGAACAGGAGACCGACGTGTGCATCATCGGTGCCGGCTACACGGGGCTGTCCACCGCGCTGTCCCTGCTCGAGCATGGCTTTCGCGTCATCGTGCTGGAGGCAGCCAGGGTCGGCTTCGGGGCCTCCGGACGCAATGGCGGCCAGATCGTCAACAGCTACAGCCGCGACATCGATGTCATCGAGCACAGCACCAATGCCCCTGCCGCACGCTTGCTCGGCGAGATGGCCTTCGAGGGCGGACGGATCATCCGCGAGCGCATCCAGCGCTATGGCATCCAGTGCGACCTCAAGGACGGCGGCGTGTTCGCCGCCTTCACCGCCAGGCAGATGCACCACCTGGAAACCCAGAAGAAGCTGTGGGAGCGCTACGGCCATACCCAGCTCGAGCTGCTGGGCCGCCAGGAGATCCGCCAGGCGGTGGCCACCGACAGCTATGTCGGCGGCCTGCTCGACCGCAGCGGCGGCCATATCCATCCGCTCAATCTGGCCCTCGGCGAGGCCGCGGCCGTGGAGTCGCTGGGCGGCGTCATCCACGAACAGTCGCCGGTGCTGCGCATCGAGCGCGGCAGCAGCCCGGTCGCCCATACGGCAGAGGGACGCGTGCGGGCGAAGTTCCTGGTGGTCGCCGGCAACGCCTATCTGGGCAACCTGCTGCCGGAGCTGGCGGCCAAGTCGATGCCCTGCGGCAGCCAGGTGATCGCCACCGAACCGCTGGGCGAGGAGCGCGCACGCGCCCTGCTGCCGCAGGACTACTGCGTCGAGGACTGCAACTACCTGCTCGACTACTACCGCCTTTCCGCCGATCATCGGCTGATCTACGGCGGCGGCGTGGTCTACGGCGCCCGCGATCCGGCCGACATCCAGTCCATCATCCGCCCGAAGATGCTCAGGACCTTCCCGCAATTGAAGGACGTCAGGATCGACTTCGCCTGGACCGGCAATTTCCTGCTGACCCTGTCGCGCCTGCCGCAGGTAGGACGCCTGGGAGACAACATCTACTATTCGCAGGGCTGCAGCGGCCACGGCGTGACCTACACCCACCTGGCCGGCAAGGTGCTCGCCGAGGCCCTGCACGGCCAGGCCGCGCGCTTCGACGCCTTTGCCGGCCTGCGCCACTACCCGTTCCCCGGTGGGCGGCTGTTTCGCGTGCCCTTCACCGCCATGGGCGCCTGGTACTACCAGCTGCGCGATCGGTTCGGCGTATGA
- a CDS encoding alpha/beta hydrolase: METAVWHLADYALKGVQLGDGVPLLLVHGSLCDHRFWSAQLPVLAERWRVLAPSLRRCFPERWDGRGGGFSTVQHVADLVELIERHGEPMHVLGHSRGGNIALRLAAQRPDLVRSLALADPGGDYASGLFAAAGVPAPVAGGERNQFRLEALRLIREGQAEAGLQLFVDTVSGAGIWQRSSARFRHMALDNAFTLVGQVEDGPEPISAKLLAGVRCPVLLLGGERSPQPFPAILRMLEHQLMGARCVLLPGVSHGMNVQRPALFNRLVGEFLESL; this comes from the coding sequence GTGGAAACGGCGGTATGGCATCTGGCGGATTACGCGCTGAAGGGTGTCCAGCTGGGCGATGGAGTGCCGCTGTTGCTGGTGCATGGCTCGTTGTGCGACCACCGCTTCTGGTCGGCGCAGCTTCCGGTGCTGGCGGAGCGCTGGCGGGTGCTGGCGCCGAGCCTGCGGCGCTGCTTTCCGGAGCGCTGGGATGGCCGGGGCGGCGGTTTCTCCACCGTGCAGCATGTGGCCGACCTGGTCGAGCTGATCGAGCGCCACGGCGAGCCCATGCATGTGCTCGGCCATTCCCGTGGCGGCAACATTGCCCTGCGCCTTGCCGCGCAGCGTCCGGATCTGGTGCGCTCGCTCGCCCTTGCCGATCCGGGTGGTGACTATGCGTCCGGGCTGTTCGCGGCGGCCGGGGTGCCGGCGCCGGTTGCCGGAGGCGAGCGCAATCAGTTCCGCCTCGAAGCTCTGCGCCTGATTCGCGAGGGGCAGGCCGAGGCTGGCCTGCAGCTGTTCGTCGACACCGTCAGCGGTGCGGGTATCTGGCAGCGCTCCTCGGCGCGTTTCCGGCACATGGCGCTGGACAATGCCTTCACCCTGGTGGGGCAGGTCGAGGATGGGCCGGAGCCGATATCGGCGAAGCTGCTGGCCGGGGTTCGTTGTCCTGTCCTGCTGCTGGGCGGTGAGCGCAGCCCGCAGCCGTTCCCGGCAATATTGCGAATGCTCGAGCATCAGTTGATGGGGGCGCGCTGTGTGCTCTTGCCGGGGGTGTCGCATGGCATGAATGTGCAGCGTCCGGCGCTGTTCAATCGCCTGGTGGGCGAGTTCCTCGAGTCGCTCTGA
- the infC gene encoding translation initiation factor IF-3 — protein MRQDRRAQSRPPINENITAREVRLIGVDGQQVGVVSLNEALQAAEDAKLDLVEIVADAVPPVCRIMDYGKHLFEKKKQAAEAKKNQKQAQVKEVKFRPGTEEGDYQVKLRNLVRFLSEGDKAKVSLRFRGREMAHQELGMELLKRVENDLAEYGAVEQHPKMEGRQLIMVIAPKKRK, from the coding sequence ATGAGACAAGACAGGCGAGCACAGTCCCGGCCCCCGATCAACGAAAACATCACCGCCCGCGAAGTTCGCCTGATCGGTGTGGATGGTCAACAGGTCGGCGTGGTTTCTCTCAACGAAGCCCTGCAGGCTGCCGAAGACGCCAAGCTCGACCTGGTTGAGATCGTTGCTGACGCGGTTCCGCCTGTATGCCGGATCATGGATTACGGCAAGCACCTGTTCGAGAAGAAGAAGCAGGCTGCCGAGGCGAAGAAGAACCAGAAGCAGGCACAAGTCAAGGAAGTGAAATTCCGTCCCGGTACGGAAGAAGGGGATTACCAGGTAAAACTACGCAACCTGGTACGTTTCCTTAGCGAGGGGGACAAGGCCAAGGTATCCCTGCGATTCCGCGGTCGTGAGATGGCCCACCAGGAGCTGGGCATGGAGCTGTTGAAGCGGGTCGAAAACGACCTCGCCGAATACGGCGCCGTTGAGCAGCATCCGAAGATGGAAGGACGCCAACTTATCATGGTCATCGCCCCCAAAAAGAGAAAGTAA
- a CDS encoding PA2779 family protein: MYKRAFSRRLASVLVASQLLVVAQVPLAQAAMVGTGEVLQAQQQQVDRQQLLAMLDDRGVRDKLASLGVEREQVEQRIQSLTNAELAQFNQQLSEAPAGGIIGIIVLFLVIFIITDLLCATDLFTFVKCINR, encoded by the coding sequence ATGTACAAGCGAGCATTCTCTCGCCGGCTGGCTAGCGTGCTGGTGGCATCCCAGTTGCTGGTGGTGGCTCAGGTACCGCTGGCGCAGGCGGCAATGGTCGGTACCGGCGAGGTCCTGCAGGCTCAGCAACAGCAGGTCGATCGCCAGCAGCTGCTGGCCATGCTGGATGACAGGGGGGTGCGAGACAAGCTGGCCTCCCTCGGCGTCGAGCGGGAGCAGGTCGAGCAGCGCATCCAGAGCCTGACCAATGCCGAGCTGGCGCAGTTCAACCAGCAGCTCAGCGAGGCACCGGCCGGCGGCATCATCGGCATCATCGTGCTGTTTCTGGTGATCTTCATCATCACTGACCTGCTCTGCGCCACCGACCTCTTCACCTTCGTCAAATGCATCAATCGCTGA
- the pheT gene encoding phenylalanine--tRNA ligase subunit beta translates to MKFSEQWLRTWVNPQVSRDELVARLSMAGLEVDSVTPAAGVFSGVVVGEILATEQHPDADKLRVCQVSNGSETFQVVCGAPNARPGIRIPFAMLGAELPGDFKIKKAKLRGVESFGMLCSASELQISDDDSGLFELAGDAPVGQDIRSYLNLDDASIEVDLTPNRGDCLSLAGLAREVGALYDVPVSRPAIAVVPAAHDEVRSVELLAPSACPRYLGRVIRNVDLSRPTPLWMVERLRRSDVRAIDPAVDVTNYVMLELGQPMHAFDLAEIKGGVRVRLAEAGEKLVLLDGQEVELRPDTLVIADHERALAIAGVMGGEHSGVAAGTRDLFLESAFFDTITIAGKARSYGLHTDASHRYERGVDSQLAREAMERATALLLEIVGGEPGPIVEVVSAEHLPQVAPVTLRAERIEQMLGLSLPAVEVERLLTALGLKVAANGAGQWQVEIPSHRFDLSIEVDLIEELARLYGYNRLPVRYPEARLAPQPQSEARAELGQLRRLLVARGYQEAVTFSFIDPKWFELFHPGVAPLTLANPISADLAAMRASLWPGLVKALQHNLNRQQSRVRLFESGLRFVGQLDGLKQEAMLAGVICGSRLPEGWANGKEGVDFYDLKADVEALLGYAGAGSAFSFTIGEHPALHPGQTARIERDGQLVGFLGALHPELAKALDLDQPVYLFELVLAEVAAGRLPQFRELSRFPEVRRDLALLVGREVPAQSLLDDIRAQAGECLTDLRLFDVYQGKGIDPHSKSVAVGLTWQHPSRTLNDEEVNENLQSIIASLGERFQATLRK, encoded by the coding sequence ATGAAATTCAGCGAACAATGGCTGCGCACCTGGGTCAACCCGCAGGTGTCGCGCGATGAACTGGTGGCCCGCCTGTCGATGGCCGGCCTCGAGGTGGACAGCGTCACCCCGGCCGCCGGAGTCTTCAGCGGCGTGGTGGTCGGCGAGATCCTCGCCACCGAACAGCACCCGGACGCCGACAAGCTGCGCGTCTGCCAGGTGAGCAACGGCAGCGAGACCTTCCAGGTGGTCTGCGGTGCCCCCAACGCCCGTCCGGGGATCAGGATCCCCTTCGCCATGCTCGGCGCCGAACTGCCGGGCGACTTCAAAATCAAGAAGGCCAAGCTGCGCGGCGTCGAATCGTTCGGCATGCTCTGCTCGGCCTCCGAACTGCAGATCAGCGACGACGACTCCGGCCTGTTCGAGCTGGCTGGCGATGCGCCGGTCGGTCAGGACATCCGCAGCTACCTCAACCTCGACGACGCCAGCATCGAGGTCGACCTGACCCCGAACCGCGGCGACTGCCTGTCGCTGGCCGGTCTGGCCCGCGAGGTCGGTGCCCTGTACGACGTTCCGGTCAGCCGTCCGGCCATCGCCGTGGTGCCGGCTGCGCACGACGAGGTGCGCAGCGTCGAGCTGCTGGCGCCCAGCGCCTGCCCGCGCTACCTCGGCCGGGTGATCCGCAACGTCGACCTGTCGCGGCCGACCCCGCTGTGGATGGTCGAGCGCCTGCGCCGCTCCGACGTGCGCGCCATCGACCCGGCGGTCGACGTCACCAACTACGTGATGCTCGAACTGGGCCAGCCGATGCATGCCTTCGATCTCGCCGAGATCAAGGGCGGCGTGCGCGTGCGCCTGGCCGAGGCCGGCGAGAAGCTGGTGCTGCTGGACGGCCAGGAAGTTGAGCTGCGTCCCGACACCCTGGTGATCGCCGACCACGAGCGCGCCCTGGCCATCGCCGGCGTGATGGGCGGCGAGCACAGTGGCGTGGCCGCCGGCACCCGCGACCTGTTCCTCGAGAGCGCCTTCTTCGACACCATCACCATCGCCGGCAAGGCCCGCTCCTACGGTCTGCACACCGACGCCTCGCACCGCTACGAGCGTGGCGTCGACTCGCAGCTGGCCCGCGAGGCCATGGAGCGCGCCACCGCGCTGCTGCTGGAGATCGTCGGCGGCGAGCCGGGCCCGATCGTCGAGGTGGTCAGCGCAGAGCACCTGCCGCAGGTCGCCCCGGTCACCCTGCGTGCCGAGCGCATCGAGCAGATGCTCGGCCTTTCGCTTCCGGCCGTCGAGGTCGAGCGCCTGCTGACCGCGCTGGGCCTCAAGGTTGCCGCCAACGGGGCAGGGCAGTGGCAGGTGGAGATTCCCAGCCACCGCTTCGACCTGTCCATCGAGGTGGACCTGATCGAGGAGCTGGCCCGCCTGTACGGCTATAACCGGCTGCCGGTGCGCTACCCCGAGGCGCGCCTGGCGCCGCAGCCGCAGAGCGAGGCGCGCGCCGAACTCGGCCAGCTGCGCCGCCTGCTGGTCGCCCGCGGCTACCAGGAGGCGGTCACCTTCAGCTTCATCGATCCCAAGTGGTTCGAGCTGTTCCACCCGGGCGTCGCACCGCTGACCCTGGCCAACCCGATCTCCGCCGACCTGGCCGCCATGCGCGCCTCGCTGTGGCCGGGGCTGGTCAAGGCGCTGCAGCACAACCTCAACCGCCAGCAGAGCCGCGTGCGCCTGTTCGAGTCGGGCCTGCGCTTCGTCGGCCAGCTCGACGGCCTCAAGCAGGAGGCCATGCTCGCCGGGGTGATCTGCGGCAGCCGTCTGCCGGAAGGCTGGGCCAACGGCAAGGAGGGTGTGGACTTCTACGACCTCAAGGCCGACGTCGAGGCGCTGCTCGGCTACGCCGGCGCCGGCTCCGCCTTTTCCTTCACGATCGGCGAGCATCCGGCCCTGCATCCGGGACAGACCGCACGTATCGAGCGCGACGGCCAGCTGGTCGGCTTCCTCGGTGCCCTGCATCCGGAACTGGCCAAGGCGCTGGACCTGGATCAGCCGGTGTACCTGTTCGAGCTGGTGCTGGCCGAGGTGGCCGCCGGTCGCCTGCCGCAGTTCCGCGAGCTGTCGCGCTTCCCCGAAGTGCGTCGCGACCTGGCGCTGCTGGTCGGGCGCGAGGTGCCGGCACAGAGCCTGCTGGACGACATCCGCGCCCAGGCCGGCGAGTGCCTCACCGACCTGCGGCTGTTCGACGTCTACCAGGGCAAAGGTATTGATCCACATAGCAAAAGTGTGGCAGTCGGCTTGACCTGGCAGCATCCATCGCGCACTCTTAACGACGAAGAAGTCAATGAAAACCTGCAAAGTATCATTGCTTCCCTGGGAGAAAGGTTCCAAGCCACGTTAAGGAAGTAA
- the rpmI gene encoding 50S ribosomal protein L35, with amino-acid sequence MPKMKTKSGAKKRFKPTANGFKHKHAFKSHILTKMTTKRKRQLRGTSLMHASDVAKVERMLRVR; translated from the coding sequence ATGCCAAAGATGAAAACCAAGAGCGGTGCCAAGAAGCGCTTCAAGCCGACTGCAAACGGCTTCAAGCACAAGCACGCTTTCAAGAGCCACATCCTGACCAAGATGACTACCAAGCGTAAGCGTCAGCTGCGCGGCACCTCGCTGATGCATGCATCGGACGTTGCCAAAGTCGAGCGCATGCTGCGCGTTCGTTAA
- the rplT gene encoding 50S ribosomal protein L20 translates to MARVKRGVIARRRHKKILKLAKGYYGARSRVFRVAKQAVIKAGQYAYRDRRQKKRQFRALWIARINAGARVNGLSYSRLIAGLKKASIEIDRKVLADLAVNEKAAFAAIVEKAKAVLA, encoded by the coding sequence ATGGCTCGTGTTAAGCGTGGCGTCATCGCCCGTCGTCGTCACAAGAAGATTCTGAAACTCGCCAAAGGCTACTACGGTGCGCGTTCGCGCGTATTCCGCGTTGCCAAGCAGGCGGTGATCAAGGCCGGCCAGTACGCCTACCGTGACCGCCGTCAGAAGAAGCGTCAGTTCCGCGCTCTGTGGATCGCCCGTATCAACGCCGGCGCACGCGTCAACGGCCTGTCCTACAGCCGTCTGATCGCTGGCCTTAAGAAGGCTTCCATCGAGATCGACCGCAAGGTTCTGGCCGATCTGGCAGTGAACGAAAAAGCGGCGTTTGCTGCGATTGTCGAGAAAGCCAAAGCCGTTCTGGCCTAA